The Methanosarcina barkeri str. Wiesmoor DNA segment ATCAAAAAAGAAGAATAAGGGGTATAGGATAAAATTTACAGAAGATTAGGCACACTGCCTATCCCTTTTATGCAGTCACTTTGCCACTTTTATATATTTCCATTTTGATTTTGTACTACTTCCTGCTTCATTTGTTGCTATGAGTTTAACCGTGTAAGTTCCCGCAGATGAATATGTGTGTGTTGGACTCTTTTCTGTTGAATATTTACCATCTCCGAAATCCCATTTCCATGAGGTTGGCGATCCTTTGCTAGTCTCTGTGAATGTTACCTTTAGTGGAGCTTTTCCTGATAATGGCCAGCCCCAGAAATCTGCAGTCGGAGCTTGCGCAGTTCCTGTCACGGTTATATAATTTGATTTTGTTGCCGTATTGATGCCTGCTGCATTGGTTACTTTAAGGGTTACTGTGTACTTTCCTGCTTTTGAATACTTATGCGTTGGATTCTGAAGGAATGACTTTGTTCCGTCTCCAAAGTCCCATTTCCATTTCGTTGGTGATCCGGTACTTTTGTCCGTAAATTTAACGTTTAATGGATATTTTCCTGAGGTTGGAGATGCAGAGAATGCAGCAACGGGTTTTACTGTCACGGTTATATATTTTGTTTTTGTTATCGAATTACGTCCTGCCGCATTCTTTACTGTTAAGCTAACAGTATACGTTCCTGCCTTTGAATACTTGTGAACCGGATTCTGGTGAAATGACTTTGATCCGTCTCCAAAGTTCCATATCCACTTTGTCGGTGTTCCTGTGCTTGTGTCAGTAAACTGAACCTTCAGTGGTACTTTTCCTGAAGTGGGAGATGCAGAGAATGCAGCAACGGGTTTTGCTGCCACGGTTATACAATCTGTTTTTGTTATCGTGTTACGTCCTGCGGCATTCTTTACCGTTAAGCTAACAGTATATGTTCCTGCTTTTGAATACTTGTGAACCGGATTCTGGAGGAATGACTTTGAACCATCTCCAAAGTTCCATATCCACTTTGTCGGTGTTCCTGTGCTTTCGTCCTTAAAAGCAACTGTTAACGGTGCTTTTCCTGAGGTAGGTTTTGCAGAGAATGCAGCAATTGATGCTACTGGTTCTCCGCTTGAAATAGTACCCATGTAAATGTCACCGTTTCCATAAATATCTGCAACATATTTCCATACTACATTGTTACTGTAAATAGCAGGATTGCGTGCTGATCCTTTGTTGCTAATTTTCATTTTCTGGTTAGTGGAAATATCATACATATAGATACCATGATTTGTATAATCATCATCCTCTCCACCATCATCCTCCCACACTATCCTGTTACCATAGATAGCAGGATGCGTCTGAGCATCTGGACTGGATGTTATCTGAGTTTCCTTTTTAGTAGAAAGATCATACATATATATATCATAGTTTCCACTTCGTTCATCCATCCATACTATTCTGTCACCATAAATTGCAGGATCGATTGCCCATGATGATCCATTGGTGATTTGAGTTTCTTTTTTAGTGGAAACATTATACATGTAGATATCCCAATTTCCATTGCGATCATC contains these protein-coding regions:
- a CDS encoding PKD domain-containing protein, whose protein sequence is MNKQMTFCTISLISIAFILCLFLSTASADTAESVLPTITETKISTSGHVDNPAIYNNRIVWIDIDYAELETYYDVYMYDLSTKKETQITTSGHAGENPAIYGDRIVYSDHYEGSEIYMYDLSTKKRTQITTSGNAEDPAIYNNRIVWRGNYDIYMYDLSTKKETQITSEESIQTNPSIYGDRIVWNDDRNGNWDIYMYNVSTKKETQITNGSSWAIDPAIYGDRIVWMDERSGNYDIYMYDLSTKKETQITSSPDAQTHPAIYGNRIVWEDDGGEDDDYTNHGIYMYDISTNQKMKISNKGSARNPAIYSNNVVWKYVADIYGNGDIYMGTISSGEPVASIAAFSAKPTSGKAPLTVAFKDESTGTPTKWIWNFGDGSKSFLQNPVHKYSKAGTYTVSLTVKNAAGRNTITKTDCITVAAKPVAAFSASPTSGKVPLKVQFTDTSTGTPTKWIWNFGDGSKSFHQNPVHKYSKAGTYTVSLTVKNAAGRNSITKTKYITVTVKPVAAFSASPTSGKYPLNVKFTDKSTGSPTKWKWDFGDGTKSFLQNPTHKYSKAGKYTVTLKVTNAAGINTATKSNYITVTGTAQAPTADFWGWPLSGKAPLKVTFTETSKGSPTSWKWDFGDGKYSTEKSPTHTYSSAGTYTVKLIATNEAGSSTKSKWKYIKVAK